The genomic DNA CGCTACGCGCGGGCAGGGGAGGCCGCATGAACTCCCGACGCATGAAGATCTCGAGGGTCGCCGCCGAGGAGTGGCGGGCCCTGGTGAGAAACCGGGTGGCGATGATCGCCAGTCTCACGCTCGCGGCCCTGCTGGTGACCTCCGCCCTCCTGGGGGTGGAGCAGCGGAACGCCACGGAGGCGACCCGGGCCCGCTACCAGGCGACGGCGGACGAGGCGTTCGACGCCCAGCCGGACCGCCATCCGCACCGGATGGTGCACTATGGGCAGTTCGTCTTCCGGCCCCTCTCGGCGCTGGCCTTCTTCGATCCGGGGGTGGACGGCTTCACCGGCAACACGGTGTTCCTGGAAGGCCACAGGCAGAACAGCGCCAACTTCAGCGAGGCGCGGCAATCCTCGCTGCTGCTGCGGTTCGGCCAACTGACGCCAGCCTTCGTGCTGCAGACCCTGGCGCCGCTGCTCATCGTCTTCCTCGCCTTCGGTGCCGTCGCGCGAGAGCGCGAACAGGGAATCCTGCGGCTGCTCCTGGCCCAGGGGCTGCGGCCGTTCGAGCTCGCCGCGGGCAAGCTGTGGGCCTATGCCGGCGTGGTGGCCGCGATCGCCGCGCCGGCGCTCCTGGTGCTGGCGGCCGCGGCGCTCGCTGGCTGGGCGCCGCCGGTCCCGAGCCTGCTGATGGTGTCCGGCTATCTCGTCTACCTGTCCATCTGGGCGGTCGCGGCCCTGCTCGTGTCGCTGTTGGTGCGGCGCTCCCGGGACGCACTGATCGTCCTGGTCGCGGCCTGGATGGGCGGGGTCATCCTCGCGCCCCGGATCCTTCCCGAACTCGCGGTGGCGCGGATCCCCACGCCGACGCGCATCGAGACGGACGTGGCGATCCATCATGAACTCAAGCAGATAGGAGACAGCCACAATCCGGAGGACCCCTACTTCTCCGAGTTCAAGGCGAAGACCCTCGCCCGATACGGCGTCGAGAAGGTCGAGGAGCTGCCGGTCCAGTGGGCGGGGCTGGTCGGCATGGAAGGCGAGCGCCTGACGAGCGGACTGTTCGATCGCTACGCGCGAGAAGCCTTCGCGAGAGAGGCCGAGCAGAACCGGCTCGTGCGCCGATTCGGGGTGCTCAGCCCGCTCATCGCCGTGCGCCAGCTCTCCATGAGTCTGGCCGCCACCGACACCGAGAGCCACCAGGACTTCCTGGAGCAGGTGGAGCGGCACCGCTACGCCTTCGTCCAGGCGCTCAACCTCATGCAGGTGACGAAGATCCCGAACCGGAACGCCGGAGCGGACCCCCGGATCTCCGCCGATCATTGGAAGACGCTACCGAGCTTCACCTACCAGCGGCCGGACGTGCTCCTGCTCGCGGGCGACCGGATCCGGGACAACCTCCTGGTTCTGGTCTGCTGGCTGGCGGCCTTGCTCGTCGGTTGCGGCCTCGCGGCCCGGCGTCTGGGGGAGGCCACGCGATGAACGTCTGGAAAGCGGAACTCCGATTGTTGTTCCGGGCGCCGTTGAGCGCGGGTGCGCTCCTGCTGCTCCTTCTCCTGACGTCCCTGTCCGTGGCGGCCGGCCTCGCGGCGACCGCTCGGCAGGAGGCCATCATCGAGCGGGTGGAAGCCGCTCAGCGGATGGACCTGGCCTCGGTGACCCGGGAGCATGGCAAGCCCGACGGAGACGCGGGCTCCGCCGCCTACTACACGTTCCACCTCACCACGGACCCTCCGTCGCCCCTGGCCTTCGCGGCGCTCGGCCAGAGGGATGTGCAGCCCTATGTCCTGCGGGTGCGGCTGCTGGGCCTGCAATCGCAACTCTACGAGTCCGAGACCTTGAGCCCGGAGCTCGCGCTTCCAGGCGCCTTCGACTTCGCCTTCGTGCTGACCTACCTGGCTCCGCTGGTCATCATCGCCCTGATGCATGATCTGGTGTCGGGCGAACGCGAGGCGGGCCGGCTCCGGCTCCTGGTCTCCCTACCGGCCTCCGGTCGTGGGGTGTGGGGACGTCGCGGCGTCCTGCGCTATCTGCTCGTCCTGGGCGCCCTGCTCGTGCCGCTCGGGGTGGGCGCCGCGATCTCCAGGGCCCCGGTGACGGGGACCTTCGCCATCGCCCTGGCGGCGGCGCTCTATGGGGCATTCTGGTGGGGGCTGGCGCTTCTTGTCGCCGCTTGGGGCCGGAGCTCGGCGGCCAATGGCGCCGCGCTGATGGCATGTTGGATCGTGCTGACCCTGCTGGCGCCCGCGCTGGCCAACGCCGTCATCTCCCGCTCCATCCCCGTGGCCCAGGGAGTCGACCTGACCCTGGCCCAGCGTGAGCAGGTGCACCGCGCCTGGGACATTCCCAAGGAGGAGACCTTCCGTGCCTTCTTCGTCAAACATCCGGAGTGGCGCGACACGCCGCCGGTGCTCGGTCGCTTCCATTGGAAGTGGTACTACGCCATGCACGAGGTGGGCGATGAGGGAGTCTCCACCGAGGTCGCGGACTACCGACGGCGCCTGACGGCCCGCGATGTGTGGACCGCCCGGCTCGGCTGGGTCCTACCGGCGGCCGCCGTCCAGACGCTCCTCCACCGCGCCGCGGACAGCGACCTGCTGGCGCATCTGGCCTATCAGGGCAGCATCGAGGAGTTCCACACACGGCTTCGCGACTTCTACTACCCGTACCTGTTCCAGGAGCGGCCATTCCAGAAGGCCGACTTCGAGCAGCTGCCCCTCTACCAGCCCAGGCCGTCGAGCGCCTCTATACCGGGCTCGCCAATGCTCGGGCTGCTGGTGCTGGCGGCGCTCGTCTCCGGCGCCGCCGTCAGGGGAGTACGGACCCTGTCATCGTCCGCGGCCCGGGAATGAGCATCGGGTGGGGCACCAGCCAGCACGAAGGAGGGCGCCCAGCACCCTCCGGTTCGGGTCCCGGGAAAAGGACCCGGCACTCCCGGTTCAAAACCATCAGTTGGAGCGGAACTCGGCCGCGAATCCCAGAAGTCGGCGAATCGCCTGCTCCGAGTCACCTCCACAAACCTGGAGAAAGGGCTGAGGCCATTCCGCGCCAGGAGGGAGGGCCTTGGCCTCGTGGAGCCACCGCTCGAAACGGGCGTATTCCTCGTCCCGTGTTCCCGCGAGGGCGAGGCACAAGCGATATCCATCGATGAAGCCCGCCATGCGCCGCACA from Melittangium boletus DSM 14713 includes the following:
- a CDS encoding ABC transporter permease, with amino-acid sequence MNSRRMKISRVAAEEWRALVRNRVAMIASLTLAALLVTSALLGVEQRNATEATRARYQATADEAFDAQPDRHPHRMVHYGQFVFRPLSALAFFDPGVDGFTGNTVFLEGHRQNSANFSEARQSSLLLRFGQLTPAFVLQTLAPLLIVFLAFGAVAREREQGILRLLLAQGLRPFELAAGKLWAYAGVVAAIAAPALLVLAAAALAGWAPPVPSLLMVSGYLVYLSIWAVAALLVSLLVRRSRDALIVLVAAWMGGVILAPRILPELAVARIPTPTRIETDVAIHHELKQIGDSHNPEDPYFSEFKAKTLARYGVEKVEELPVQWAGLVGMEGERLTSGLFDRYAREAFAREAEQNRLVRRFGVLSPLIAVRQLSMSLAATDTESHQDFLEQVERHRYAFVQALNLMQVTKIPNRNAGADPRISADHWKTLPSFTYQRPDVLLLAGDRIRDNLLVLVCWLAALLVGCGLAARRLGEATR
- a CDS encoding ABC transporter permease, encoding MNVWKAELRLLFRAPLSAGALLLLLLLTSLSVAAGLAATARQEAIIERVEAAQRMDLASVTREHGKPDGDAGSAAYYTFHLTTDPPSPLAFAALGQRDVQPYVLRVRLLGLQSQLYESETLSPELALPGAFDFAFVLTYLAPLVIIALMHDLVSGEREAGRLRLLVSLPASGRGVWGRRGVLRYLLVLGALLVPLGVGAAISRAPVTGTFAIALAAALYGAFWWGLALLVAAWGRSSAANGAALMACWIVLTLLAPALANAVISRSIPVAQGVDLTLAQREQVHRAWDIPKEETFRAFFVKHPEWRDTPPVLGRFHWKWYYAMHEVGDEGVSTEVADYRRRLTARDVWTARLGWVLPAAAVQTLLHRAADSDLLAHLAYQGSIEEFHTRLRDFYYPYLFQERPFQKADFEQLPLYQPRPSSASIPGSPMLGLLVLAALVSGAAVRGVRTLSSSAARE